The sequence ccaagtgcaggtaacgtacatatctctttaaaattagatcaagtgttcctacatatttactaatatcacatacaggattcgatccagctactgcgttcggccatactggaatgtttagagggacaacaccagttggcggaccgtatccaggaatgacaccggggccacagataccggtctacacaggttagtttatgtttcatatttcggtttctacatgtcatgacaaaaTACACAGGcgacgctaacatccacattttatgcgtaggattctacccggATGCGGGcaccggaccttcttcttcctcctttcgaccagataacgaggcCTTCATCTTAGACGACCTCGACAACTTGACTCCAGAAGAGCCTTCCGCGTAAGGTGGCCctgatgtcttggggtattcacagctaggaggagcaccacttgggatctctcagcagcagacaccgtagccccttgcgcgtcctgagcgacaggtgaggtctccggatattctcacctactccgagggccatgtccgtgcccagcagagggctaagagggtccgatgccctaggggtggttagatatatctgagtttatttgtaatgagatagctgtggaccgcttatttgtatccgatgtttatgattgtgctagtttacttgtcatttatttctatacatactattgatgtgaacttgttatgtttgtgggttccataatgctcgtgaaataagggaagttcttgcgaattttttccgtgatttaatgaaggacaagttaggtgcggtaggagttagcggctgagatcctgccgacgatgatgacgactacacactcgaatagctcaaaatagaaaccatagtgtatctagctgtgagtacgagatcacaggttgccactgctcagcacgacgatcacgggtttcccaaatgtcgcattctttgcccagacatacgtgacatgtttagcagtgcccttccaccatttcaaaaagatgtgacaacacagcAACCAatccagctcaccttcaaagcaatctctctggcgaggacgacgaacctgtcattctacagcgcaggtctgtggcgtgtagtggggaaggcggcatctaggcgcgatcgaccgagcggcatcaatgcagtgctgtgagtctgcatgcacagagatgcatcgagtagtcatttcgagaattgaatctagccttttcagtgttaggtcagctagcctcttcactgtgttgtcatgtaggctttttaggtgcatttacactccacactctgggtatcagacctttgtgcgcctataaatactccgaagtttgtgaactcccagcagcacttaaacaccaaagctcattgtatacccaatgtctggaggtgggtctagcgggaagaattactacggttttgggaaaagaaaaggtggaagaaagagagacccccataatatgggaggggcctcttggacctgattcctttccggaaccagtgtttgagtttctgccatagcacaagagtgaatttaccaatgaaactcctcttcgacaatatgataaccgtagagaaccgtggcaaaaatgcagacatggtgaggactgcttagtgcagatgtgcactgatgggatggatggcggtcggcgtttctttaaatgtccccacgcatgggtaatactcggttctttcatttctttatcttcaatgagacaccttacatgaaatttattttgcagtcttccgatgctccagaaaactatggttttactaggtgggtcgatcctgcaccaaatGATtatgttcaggagttcatcgagtacctccagataaagatctttgatctggaatgcaaggtgaaccattatgaggaagtgagcgagggtaacaaagacgacgaagttgatggtaccagcaatgctgccggttcacaggacgaaccatgcactattccttactgcaactgcccttgtcacaagaagaagggccctgcgcctccggcaccaccgcctgcaccacctgcaatgggtggatactgcggagaaggcttaacgcagtttgctacgtgggggtacggctactaggactaccctagtggtagtgacatgctgcatcgttgtgtttgttctattttttttaatttacctaaggcatgttaggttagtccggaatctgtttaccgtagtttgcaacgggttcttccATGCCagtgcatgtgtgatgtgtgtttcattatcgttgtattatgatgtaaagtTTGATGTTTCACATTATGTAacgcatttcttagttcttatttcttatcgttatattaattaaatgtgtgctttttagtattctagtgacatgtttatacttcgatgctccattacgactaagtacgattcaaactcgatattatgtacatgtccagtgaatgcaagttagatacgagacatacatacaagcataatacaacattaacaatactaaatgcgaatacatcttaaaccgatgaacatcatatgttatacatcatggcatgaaatcatctaggtcgtcatcccagttgacagatggtggtgctgcaggtggtgtggTATGGCTCtacgaacctcttggctttctctttctctcttttctggatctacgttcatgtacagggggaggaacatcatgtgttggaggccatggtttggggggcatgaagtcatccatgtcgtcatcccagttaacacaagtttgtgctgcaggtggtgcaacatgacttgacgaacctccgggcatctgttcttgcgcaggccaagtactatcacccgaagatcttatccgcctccttcgtctagtttgcggcataagtccaccaccgaagatacataccaatttacggaaatttggtatcattttgttaatcaactccgtgtcctcggggtaatcctagcatataattaaaaaacaatgttactgtttcataaatatggattcgaaatgacggacgggattacaactgaatgagagttaccttaatgtgcatctcatacacctctggccgcatccatatcttacaagaactttgtaagaatccaatgatattaggatgattcgctagttcacatactagcatgtatatcttccgacgttgtagcaggtgtccctttacatcttgcattgtaatacctcgaaataatgtgataTGTTTAAattctactactttggacaacaccatctctatcgtaccatccgctaacggatccaacttcttactgatatcaagtattatactagatttttcgtcggtccatgaaaatcctccacaattggaggccgtcattgccttatgctgtaaTATCAATAtggtactttcataattctattctaattcataattaatttaaaaacaagtctgtaatagtactgaaattgtaatactaaacgagtgttctaaagcaccaaatctaattcagctaatccgctaattaaattaaatttttatacaatatcaatggattcatacggaagttaccggtagatcacaagtatgcaattcggcagagcttcgccgcttttcttctcctcacccctctcttttttcctgaatttttaggctcaaatgacaaaggggatGGCGGCATATGGCGGCCAGGACTTATATAGGgggaggggaccctgtcgcccccccaacgggcgacaggggcctgtcgcccctagggtgggcgacaggcccctgtcgcccgttggggggacGACAGGTCCCTTTTTTTttgccagggacctcgttgcgaatttgaagaaaaaaatacacttagggcctgtcgccctatggggggacgaccgggggatatttttgaaatatttcaaaacggacatatatttttgaaatttttatttttaaaaaatataaaaaagaaaaaacgccCCGTACCCCAAACTCCCAAATGGGCATAGCAGCCCACCATGCACGCTCCTCCTGCTCCCTGCCTCCCTCACACGCACGCTCGCTCTCCTGCTCGTGCTCCCTCACACCCGCGCGCTAACCCTAGATCGGCCGTCGGCGCCGGCACTCCGgcaggcggcgggcgggcgccgggcggcggcagcaaggCGCAGAGCGGCGCGGCAGGGTGGCAGCCCGGGGCTGGCGGCCGACGGCCACCGACGCACGGAGCGGCGGCACCGCGGCAGCCAGGGCgcggagcggcgaggcggcggccagggcgcggcacggcggctgCCAGGCGCTAGCGCGCGGCAGACAACTGGTCACTGCTGCACTGCAGCGGGCATCGTCCTCAAACCGAGCCAGTGAAGTGAACCAAGGTGAGGATTGACGAATTTATCCATATTTCGTGAAAATGTGTCATTGCAATTTGTGATTACttataattttgtgaaaaattaGCTCCAATGCAGGGACGGCCAGAGACAGTGAACCAAGGTGATTTGAAATTTATGTATAATTTGTGATTACTTATAGTTATGGATTTGTGAAAAAGTAGCAGTAATGTATACATGTAGTCATAATTTTCTAAATCTTTAATCCTTCTAATTTGTAGGTTTAAACTATGAAAAAGAAGTGGGGTGGTAGTGCCGCCATTGATTTGAAATCTTTCTTGCAAAGAGCTGCGGCAAAGAAAAAACCTCTTGAGTCAGAGGTTGTTGCTCCACCTACTAATGAAAATCAAAGGCAGATAGTGGTATTTCAAGGGCAGAGTAGcagtgggacaaattttgagaAGTCTAGCAGACTTGTCTATGATGCTAGTTAAAAGAGATATGGTTTCTCGGTATGACATTGTGTACAAACTTCTCAAATTGGTTCTAGTTCTTCCTGTTGCAACTGCTGGTGTTGAGAGAATTTTTTCTGCAATGAACACTATCAAAAACAAGTTAAGAAGCAAGATGGGACAGGTTTTTTTGAATAATTGTTTGACCACATTCATTGAAAGGGACTTCTTCTTGCAAGCGAAGGATGAGGACATCATCAATTATTTTCAAGCTATGGAGGACAGAAAAGTTATCTTGTAATTTGTAAGCATCCTTATCAATGCCATTTATTGTTTTAGTACCTCTATTTTCTATATGTTGAAcaatttcagaattcagattatGAACAATTTATATTGTTAGTACTAAATCATGTGCTACTAATATGTATGTTGGGCTGTTAAATTTTTTTTCCACTTCTAACAATTTTGAATACCAAGGTCCCaaatcctgggcccgcccctggtTGGAGGTGTCCGGGTCCCCACGTGAACCTGATAGGCAAAAGAGCGATTAGCCTGCGGCACAACGTTTAAAAGTCTCATGCacagataaaataaaaatacaacCTCGTATGCTAATGCCATGTAGATGTTCCACTATACAGGTTATACTACCCACTACCAATAAGTGCAGCAATAACCTgcgaacaaaaaaaatatggagATAACAAATTGACCTATTCGTCTCACCTACGTTGCaatcttaaaaaaaataaagagtgTATCAAGCTAAGCACGTTCTTCTTCCATGTATCAAATAAAGCTTCACATAATATAACTAAATGGTAAAAAACAGGTCTCGCGCAGCAAGACTGCGTGGCCTTTCTAGTCACTTCCGAACCTGCCAGGAAACTTCGAGGAAACTTCTGGTGAATCTTAACAGTTTACGATTGGTCCAAAACGCGACCCACGCGGCCCGTGAGTGGAAGGAAGAAGCGGCCCATCTCGCATTCGTTTCGGCCCAGTGCGTTGGAAACTCCTCGGCCCACCTTGTCCTCGTCTCGGCCCGACGCGCCTGCTGCCGCCCGTCTCCCCAGGTCTCCGCACCCTTTCTagtcacggcggcggcggcggaaggcggcgcggtggcagcAGGTCGGTGTCGGTGACGGGCGGCGAGCGATGGCGCCGCCGGGGTCGCGGCGGTGGGCGTACGTGCGCGTGATGGCCGGCACCATCCTCGGCGGCGCGCTCGGGTTCTACGTCATGCACCGCGTCGAGACCTCCTACAAGGCACGCCCCATctcgccctcccctcccctcccccgccctgcgtctcgcgccgcccgcccgcttcCTCGAGGGCTCACCCGCGCGCGCGCTTCTCCTGCAGGCGCggatggaggagaggctgcGGCGGTACGAGGCGCACATGCTCGCCAAGGCCAGGGAGGCGCAGCAGCTGCAGGACGAGGCGCAGCGGGAGGACAAGGCCCGGCTCCTGCCCGACTCGTGACTGGCGTCCTTCTACTCCTGCGCGTGTTCGCTTCCGCTGAATTGTTAGGTACGAGATGCTGCTACTACTAGCTTGCTTTTCTGAGGGTTTTGTCTTAGCATTGTTCAGTTTGAGGTCATTGGATTGTGATCTGGTTCGCCGGCTTTAGTCTGTACATTCTGTTCAGGCGCACATAGTGATCTGATGCAGCAAAAATATCCTATGTTAGAGCATTCAAGCCTTGCTAATAAACAACCTTGGCGTTAGTATTGTTCATGCCCTGAAGACGTGCAGGGCTTTGGTTCTTATGGATTGAAGTGTAACCAACTATGCTATCCTGTTCGAGGTAGTAAATAAGTTTGGCTTAATGTGGTACCCGAATAGTGTGGTATTAGCAGGTGTGCTTGGTTTGTGCCCAAACCATCCCTTACCAACTTTCTAGCCTAAACTACTGGAGATATGTTCATGGAGCAAATCATCAACAAATGGTTAAGCCAATGCCAATGGTCTTAATATTATTCAGTTGTCAAATTCCTATTTTTGGATCATCCCATGGAAGTGCTAAAATTAGGTTAACATTTTGCTTGAATCTTGGTATTTTGATTCATTGGGCCACTCAACAGCAACAGAAAACTTTTTGTCCTTCCTGGCTCATTCAAGAATAGCACACCTCTTGCAAGGATGGGGGTGTGGTAATAACAGAAAAGGTTAATAAAGTTTTCAGGCTTCTTTCTGCTGACAAGACAATGCACAAATTGAATAGAGTAAAATTAGTGAAGGTCTTCCCAAGGAACAAACCTGTAATGAGTAGGTGCTTAAAGCCTAAGTGCTATTACTCTCTGGCTACATGTATTTTTTCCCCAACCTCTGGGAATTGACTAATGTTGTAAAAAAGACAGTTAGTCAAGTTCCCAACTGATTAATGCTATGCATGCTCGCACCTTGCGGTAAGATAAAAATGTAGGTATCTGCCAAAAGCTAGCGATAGGGACCTAAGCTATGCATTGACAAGAGCAGCAACACATCTCTGAATTGATTTGTCAATTTAAGACTACTATGGTTTTCGATTGTTGAGGTTCTGAAAAGGGCCTCTTTCTATTTGCACAATTTCTCTTGTCATGGCTCATCCCTAAATCGGCTACTTTCTGATTGTATCAGGGTCCTAATACAACGGTTTATGAGTACTAGAATTCACTAGGAATCAATAGAAGACTACAATACCCAAAAAGTTTCCCACAAAAAGTACTATGTGCACAAAACTATATAAGTGAACATATTTGCAAGCTCAACTTAACTCATTGGATGTAGTCTAAATGGACAAAATGAAGGGTGGAATTACCTTGTCCCACTTGGTCTGT comes from Panicum virgatum strain AP13 chromosome 4K, P.virgatum_v5, whole genome shotgun sequence and encodes:
- the LOC120703943 gene encoding uncharacterized protein LOC120703943, coding for MAPPGSRRWAYVRVMAGTILGGALGFYVMHRVETSYKARMEERLRRYEAHMLAKAREAQQLQDEAQREDKARLLPDS